A single Cyprinus carpio isolate SPL01 chromosome A6, ASM1834038v1, whole genome shotgun sequence DNA region contains:
- the vdrb gene encoding vitamin D3 receptor B, with translation MESAVSTSTQVPDEFDRNVPRICGVCGDKATGFHFNAMTCEGCKGFFRRSMKRKASFTCPFNGSCTITKDNRRHCQACRLKRCLDIGMMKEFILTDEEVQRKKELIQRRKDEEAQKEAQKPRLSEEQRSIIDTLVDAHHKTYDDSYSDFSRFRPPVREGPVTRSASRAASLHSLSDASSDSFSHSPESGDRKMNLSNLLMMYQEQGLSSSPDSKEDEGTGLSMLPHLADLVSYSIQKVIGFAKMIPGFRELTAEDQIALLKSSAIEVIMLRSNQSFSLEDMSWSCGGPEFKYCVNDVTKAGHTLDLLEPLVKFQVGLKKLNLHEEEHVLLMAICLLSPDRPGVQDHERVEALQDRLSEVLQAYIRAHHPGGRLLYAKMIQKLADLRSLNEEHSKQYRSLSFQPEHSMQLTPLVLEVFGGQVT, from the exons ATGGAGTCAGCCGTTAGTACATCCACTCAAGTGCCAGATGAGTTTGACCGTAATGTTCCACGgatctgtggtgtgtgtggagACAAAGCCACTGGCTTTCATTTTAATGCAATGACCTGCGAGGGCTGCAAAGGCTTCTTCAG GCGCAGTATGAAGCGGAAGGCCAGTTTTACCTGTCCCTTTAATGGAAGCTGCACCATCACTAAAGATAACCGTCGCCACTGCCAGGCCTGCAGACTCAAGCGTTGCCTGGATATTGGCATGATGAAAGAGT TTATATTGACGGATGAGGAAGTTCAGAGGAAAAAGGAGCTGATCCAGAGGAGAAAGGATGAAGAGGCGCAGAAGGAGGCGCAGAAGCCCCGGCTTTCAGAGGAGCAGCGCAGCATCATTGATACGCTGGTGGATGCGCATCACAAAACCTATGATGATTCCTACTCTGACTTCTCACGCTTCAGA CCTCCAGTTAGAGAGGGTCCAGTTACACGTAGTGCCAGCCGAGCCGCGTCTCTTCATTCACTATCAGATGCCTCATCAGACTCCTTCAGCCACTCTCCAG AGTCAGGAGATCGTAAGATGAATCTGAGTAATCTGTTGATGATGTATCAGGAGCAGGGTTTGAGCTCCAGTCCAGACTCAAAGGAGGATGAGGGCACTGGTCTTTCCATGCTTCCTCACCTGGCTGACCTTGTTTCCTACAGCATTCAGAAGGTCATTGGCTTTGCCAAGATGATTCCAGGATTCag aGAGCTGACAGCTGAAGATCAGATTGCTTTGCTCAAGTCCAGTGCTATAGAAGTGATCATGCTCAGGTCCAACCAGTCTTTCAGTCTGGAGGACATGAGCTGGAGCTGTGGAGGACCCGAGTTTAAATACTGTGTGAATGATGTCACGAAAG CTGGACACACTCTGGATCTGTTAGAGCCTCTGGTGAAGTTTCAGGTGGGCTTGAAAAAGCTCAACCTACATGAGGAGGAACATGTGCTGCTGATGGCCATTTGCCTGCTGTCTCCAG ACCGGCCTGGGGTGCAGGACCACGAGCGAGTGGAAGCGTTGCAGGACAGGTTATCTGAGGTTCTGCAGGCGTATATCCGTGCGCATCACCCGGGGGGGCGTCTGCTCTACGCTAAGATGATCCAGAAGCTGGCGGACCTCCGCAGCCTGAACGAAGAGCACTCCAAACAGTACCGTTCCCTTTCTTTCCAGCCCGAACACAGCATGCAGCTGACCCCTCTGGTGCTGGAGGTGTTCGGTGGACAGGTCACTTAG